Part of the Streptomyces sp. WMMC500 genome is shown below.
CCTTGACCCAGGAGACGACCTCGGTGACGACGTCGATGGGGATGTCCTGCGGGATGACGACGAGCCCGCCGCGGCGGGCCACCGTCTCGGCCATCCGGCGGCCGGCGATGGCCGTCATGTTGGCGACGACGAGCGGGATGGTGGTGCCGGTGCCGTCGGCGGAGGACAGGTCCACGGCCTGGCGGGAGCCCACACCGGAGCGGCGGGGGACCATGAACACGTCGTCGTACGTCAGGTCGTACGGGGCGGGAGAGTCATTCAGGAAACGCACGTACTTCAGTGTCCCACGTGACCGCGGTACCGCCCCCGGGCGGATCCTCCGGGCCGGCCGCGGGCGGGGTGTGCGATCACCCGAACGCGCGCCGGCGGGCGGGCGGCACGTGCAAGCCGGCGGCCCGCGGGTACCCCGGACCGCATGCGTACCGACCCGCACACCTTCGCCTCCGGCGCCGCCGCCGACGCGGTCACCGCCGGACTGCTGCCCTTCCTCATCGGCCTCCTCGTGGTCGCCGTGCTGATCGGCGCCGTGTGGCTCGGCATCCGGATACGGTCCCGGGAGCCGGCGCCGCCGCGGCCGGAGGAACAGCCCCGGCCGCCGGCGTCCGGACCGGTCCGGCGGATCACCGAGGAACGGGAACCCGCCGAGGTGCCCCGCGGCCGTGGCCGGCTGACCCCGCACCGGCTGCGGGGCCACGGCAACTCCGGCACCCGGCCCGCCGGGCGCAGGCCGCACCGCTGAGGCCGGGCCGCCGTCCCGCCGGCAAACTTCCGAGCGACCGGCCGACGCCGTCGTGCCGCGGCGTGCCGCGGCGTGCCCGGGCGCGGCGCAATCGGGCGGATCTCGCCCCGCGGGGGCGTGAAACGGGCCGGGGCGGGGCAGCCGCCTCCATGACCGCTACGGAAACACGTGCACACCCCGTCACGGGAGGACGACATGCCGACGCAGCCGACGCGGGTGCCGGCAGTGGACACCGGAACCCGCCCGCCCACAGGTCCGCGCTCAGCGGACCGGGAGCCCGACCCCGTACCGCCGATGCCGCCGCCGACGCCGCCGACCCCGCCCGCGCCGCCCGCCCCGCCGCGGCCCGGCCCGGACCCGGGGCCCGGCCCCGGGCCGCGCCCCGGTCCCGTACCGGAGCCGCCGCCCGCGCCGGATCCGATCCCCAAGCCGCCGGGCCCCGACCCGGTGCCGGAGCCCAGCCCGCAGCCGGGCCCGGTGAGCTGACACCGATGGCGCGGCGGTTGCGGTGAAGGAGGCGATCCAGGTGGCCGTTTCGGCCGACGAACTCGACCGCGAGGCCCTCGTCCGCTACATCGAGGAGGGGTTCGCCTGCGCGCAGGCGTGCGCGGAGTGCGCGACCGCGTGCCTGCAGCCCGCCGGGGCGGCGGAGCCGGGCGCGGTGCAGCGGCTGGACCTGCGGTGCGCGGACGTGTGCGAGCACACCTCCCGGATGCTCACGCAGCACGGCCGGCACGACGTGCCGGGGCTGCGGGCGCAGGTCGAGCTCTGTGCCGAGACGTGCGCGGCGTGCGCCGAGGACTACGAGCGGCTGGCCGCCGACGCGCCGGGGGCCGCGGAACGGGCGCAGGCGTGCCGGCGCTGCGAGGAGGCGTGCCGGGAGTTCCTGGTGAACCTGCTCTGACCCCGCGGGCTCTGCGCGGGATCAGCCCGCGACGCGGATCCCCCGGCCCGTCACGTCGACCACGATGCCGTCCGCGGTGGCCGTGACCATGGCGAGCCGTACGCCGTCCGGCAGCCCGCCGACCCGGCGCTCGACGTCGACGGCCCCGCGCACCGCCTCCTCGGCCCCGGGCACGCCGGCGGCCGGGACCTCCTCCGCCCGCAGCCGGATGGTGTCGCCGCCCTCGGTGGAGACGGTGGAGAGCACCTCGGCCGGCTCCGGCGCGTCCAGCGCCTCGGCGCTCGCGGTGACCTTCACCCTGCCGTCGCCGCCGTAGGCGAAGGAGACGCCCTGCCGTCCGGCCACGGCCGT
Proteins encoded:
- a CDS encoding DUF6479 family protein, with amino-acid sequence MRTDPHTFASGAAADAVTAGLLPFLIGLLVVAVLIGAVWLGIRIRSREPAPPRPEEQPRPPASGPVRRITEEREPAEVPRGRGRLTPHRLRGHGNSGTRPAGRRPHR